In Lycium ferocissimum isolate CSIRO_LF1 chromosome 7, AGI_CSIRO_Lferr_CH_V1, whole genome shotgun sequence, the sequence gtattttttaaaatatatttttcttttatatttcatttcctttcttctcattcccaacctttacttcttgtggttccatgtaattgctcgtatttttttaaaattttttattttattcatttagcttAACCATattaatattctaatttttgaaactacatctcttaatattagaaagaatgagtcattagcaaacttggcatataaaaagtgacgttattaaagtagaatttcgttgtgaatgaggttattgacttatattttccctttcctttgaattataggagtatttacttatgttacgttgaagcttacttatgtaatgtcagaatttgacataagagtattatgttaaaaatattctttcggattttgaatttaggttatattttcgattttaagaatatttgctttagtactattgacttgttatttcacattgcatgttgtttatttttcacttatagTTGATAAAattattgtcaaacatttgaatagtgttatggcattatatttataaatattctttttttgtcgAACATCCAATctcatgatgttctcacaaaaaaggtatgcttttaatttttataatcaattaaaattaaaatattattaatttgaaattatatatcaattattttgtACAATAttaattacaaatatatgattattaattaacatattttcaagaaacaatgtattattaaataactaatctaatatcatttataaaggcacatgttttttaaatattataattttagttttaaattaaactaactatgtaattacacttgtgcaaccaaacaaagacgcttgtaattacactgtaattacattatgacaaacaaacaggtcgttgtaattacaatactgtgtaattactaggctgtgtaattactagggtagtaattacaccaatttcaATTactaggtggctttccaaacaggctcctaATATATGTAATAGAAATTGTAATTACTATTTGAATGCGTAAGACTCTCGTCTATCATTGCTAATAGAGAACAAGTAGCAAAGAGTTGGAAAATCCAATTCATTTGGCACTTAACATTGCTCCTAACGTTAAATTGTAGATTAGAATTTCCCTACTTGTAGTTTATAAAGAGAATTAATACTCTAGCAAAGTGAACGgctattactattactattactcAACCGATGAAATACTAtccattaaaagaaaaaggagaaattgaaATTGTACTATTCAAAAGTTATTGATATAAAAAGGTCACTATGcatgtttttactttttactaGTATTTTGAAGTTTGAACCACATCATCATCTCATGTGAAATGATGAAGTTGATTGTTTAACTTCTTTTATTCTCCATAATTGAGTGCGCTGAGAATGTCGATTTCCACTTATTTGTGGAATATACTATCACTACACGGCCAAGAAAGAatatagaagaaaaataattttttgcttTCGTGTATTCAAATATTAACAGTGTAATATAACGAGAAAGACATGAGGTAATACCTAAGATGTTTTAAGGATCACAGAACTTATGATCCTAGTTTACTACTCCCTAATTCTCATTTTATGCAAAGATATTTAATTAGATaggaagtttaaaaaataagaactaATTTTACCTTTGAATTATTGAAAATGAGACACTCATATCATCAACAAATGTAGTTAATTATTAGGGATGTAGTTTAGAGTTCATTTCCCAATAACAAGTAGTGATTGCTGTAGCTTGGATGGAAAATGATCAATTGTACTCTGGACTAATCAAAATGAGATAATTTTGTCCTATTTCGACTTGCTCAGGAACAATATTAgctatttttccttttaaaatggCTTACACATTAGGCCACTCGCCATAAACAATTACAATCGTTGGTCGAGTACACAGAAAATATacaataaatatgtataaaacaTTGCGTTGTGTATATTGTTAGTTTGATGGATAGCTATACAATATAAAAATCCCTTAAAATTGACATATAAATCAAGTATATGGTACAAAATATCCGAATTATACTTCTAAATCTGTGGTGCTAAAAGTTTCAAAGTTTCTTTTCATCTCCTACTGAAAGAAAGTCCAAACACATGAAATGCAAGAGAAAGTAACAAGCATCATCAAAGGAGGATTCAACATTTAAACcttattcaatttttattgtTAGCATTGAATTcattatcatttcaaaattagtttaaacttattatttattataattttaataaattttcacACCGTTTATATTCTGTATCAAAAGTACTGAGTTCATATTAATCCAATGCAAACAACATACTGTAGCCACCCTAGAGCACAGTTGACCTATTTCAAGATCACCGATTTTAGCTTTTTAGCTTATTCTGCCTCATTATCCCTACTTTGATAAGATAAAGTCTTTATTTATCAAAATGAATTATTCTGTCTCAATTCATTTTTTGCTACttcctttatttcaatttatgtgatatattttcttttttaatctgtcacaaaaagaattatatgtttctatatttaaaagtaatttaatttaaaatttctccgtttatccttaatgaaatgatttacaaccacacaaatatagatgacttgttttatattccctccgtcccatattaattggccacattactaaaagtATCTATCTGAAAATACTTatccatttacaaaatcaagatacaattaattaatttttttctattttatccttaccattaattatttttcaaagtaaCCAACATTGATTTGAATGCAATTTATTGGAGAGATATAAGggtaatatagtaaaaatacactttcatttatgatttcttaaaaagcgtgtaaatgagaaaatgaccaactaatatgggatggagggagtatcacaagtttcaaaagctgtatttcttaaactttgtgtctagtcaaattatatcacataaattgaaacggaagaaGTATTTCCGTTTACTTTTTCCATCGAACTTTAGCGGTcacataaaaaatttatatgccTTAATCGAAGGAAGCTTCAAGTTAAAGTTtcctatgtttttttttttgttttttttctttttcttttgtactATTAGACTTTGAATTATATTAAGAATATGAGAAACGCGGCACTGTTTAAACATGAAATTGAGTTATATGAGTTGTGAAGATGACAACAAGAACAGTAAAGTGTCGACACTCAAACCCAttatatatcacataacataaagTCGAAATACGTCACTTTTTTCGAATACGACAGGCAAACtcattatttataattatttctGTCTTTATCTATGCTTACGTGTCAGTTAACTGTCTTATTCACCCATTCCACAACTGCTCTATCCTTTCCCAAAACACCCCCAACCCCATTTTTACTTTCCTTCATCAAGGACCtcaacttttcttttaaattatttattatgacCCGTTTAACAATAAAAATTATtctgaaatatttttttaatttgaaatcgGTACTTAGTCATGAAAATTTCGAATTTAACTTGAActtgtatttttaaaatatgaaaagcAATTTATAATCTACTTTTCAACTTACCTTCGCTTTTGaagttatatacattatttcaAATACTCTTTGTAACATAATTAAACACAATTTCATcttcaacttcattttcataagttacaactaaagtaaaaaatatttgaaacctttagccaaacgcctacttaatgtTTCAAATTCTTGACCCGGCTAATATAAATCGCATTATCAATGGCATATTAAGGAGAAAACATTTTTTATCAGAAATATCTATAAAAAATTAGCTCAGGTGATTAGTGTTTAGACGTTAATAGTCATTTTTAAGGCAATaataaaatttgaacaaaaatgTCTTTGTGATGGAGcttgaagtattgataggtgTTACTCCAGGAATATGCGGGAGTTAGAAAAAACTTAGAGGATCAGTGTGCAGTTTAAAATCCAGAAATTTCTTATTCAATTGGCTTTCGATCTTACATATTTACTTAAATCATAATTGAAAATCTcaagtaatatttatttgataTTAGGCTAGGTATTGTTAATTTTGTTATAAGAAATGGTTTAACGACTTTTTATGAATTGACGACTTTgttacaaacaaacaaaaagaggTTGTCCATTCGAGAAATTACCCTGTTGAATTCTCTTTCACCCGTTAACTACGTCAacgaaaaataaaatatcttgAGAAaatgcttcttctttttttaattaaagaaacttcTATACCCCATATTTCGATCTTTTCTCTTGGAAAACAAGTAACACGTTGAAGAAAGAGGTTTGAGTTTGAGCAAGAATTTTATTTTGTGATTCACGTTATGGACATTAGTTGTGTAAAATTTAGTAAATTCAAAAATATAAGATTTGAGTTTATATTATGTGAGACAAAAAGGAATCTCATACGATTAGTTTCTGTGAGACacatgataaaaaaaaagttgagtGTGAAGTATaagaaaactgatttttttttgttaggaTATTCGCTTTTGAGTTTGAGGATTATGCTTTTTGGATGAGCACATTATGGCACCAACACttgtttctctcttttttctttgttgaaaaTGGGAAGAGCAGTCATTTTCTCACAAAAGTCAGTTCCAATTGCCCATACGTACTATTTTAACCCATAATGGTTGAGGCGATACGTCGCTGCAAGAATAAGTAGCCTTTTCAGTGCTAataaatgaattatgaattatcttttcataaaaaaattgacaccttggaagggaaaaaaaattgacaacCTAGGAaggcaaaggaaaaaaaaaaaaattgacaactTTGGAAGGAAAACTATTGGCGTAGCTTCTCGGTATCAAACTTGTGCCATTGGCATATCCAAAAACTTGTTACTTGTACCATTGGCATACAAGATTACCAATTGTTCTTTTTTAATCATTTGATATTCGAAATTCACTAGTTAAATTAATTCAAATCCACATGAATAAATTCATTAAGAGGATTAAAATCTCTCTGCGAAGAAATTCTCTTATTGTTCCTTTTTAATCATTTGATATTCGACTCGTGATGTTAATTCAAATCCACATGAATCAAGCGTGGAGAGTTCTTAATTATCATACCGCCACAATTCTTGATAGTCTTATTTGTGTTTCTTGCTCTCTAGTTGTTTGGAGTTTGAATAATTGAATTGAATTCAGGGTTTAGATGTTTTGAAAATCTAACCTTGGTTGGGTAATGTATTTGGattatgctttgaaaatatatttaaaaagaatatttctgTTAGTTATTGTGAAAATTAAGTTCCACAAAATATTGATTTGAGTTTTCAAGAAATGTATCTAAATACAATTACAATTGTAAAAGTAGCTTGTTGCAGGAGTATAGGTTAAGTAGATTGGTGAAGAAAGCAACTTGTTGTCTAACAAGttattctttttcctctgtcaAACAAGAAAGTGTGGTGACCAGAAATCAGGCtcaaattcatgattcatatgtAGGTACACATGAGCCAATAACCATAATTTCATGCATACTGCAACTTTTTCTAATGCCATTTCAATCTTCACTAAGTTTTGATGGTAATTCTAGTGTGTAACAAAGTCTGTTTTTCATTCTTAAAACTGTGAGTTTTTGACAGTTAACACTAATAGTTATTGAAATCCAAAATGTACCAAGAGTGGTTTAAATTTAGAAGGAGAAACAAAAAGCAACTTAAAagaatatatcataattaagCACCAAGGTATTAGTTTAATGATCAATGATATGTGTGTAAACCTTTTAAAGTATCCTTTAGATTTGAGAGTGCAAACGAATGATTTGAGCTAAATTTGGTAGTATGAAATGAACTAGAAGTTTGAATTAATACATGGGTCATTGCCGGACGCTATTCAAAAATTAATTGGATTGAGATAGATCTGATCAAAATAGACTAAATAATGAGTCATAACCAATTAGCCTAacttttatcaaattttaattcctTATTTTGTTTCCGGTAAATAGTTTAattatcaaacaaaaaatagaaatatctTCTTTGTTATAGTTAAAtttatatatcaaaaaaaaaaaaaactgttttgACATGGTTTTTCATGGGCCAACTTAGTTCAAATTAACCCATTTTTATATAGGTTGAATTCGGGGATCAAGTGGGATGAGTTAATAAATGAGCGAGTCATTAACCTGTTCAAACTTAGCGACATGGGGGTTGAGATTGTTATATTTTCATTGTCTGATTTGCGCACCCTATTCAAATCCCAATCAAGAGACAAAGAATATGAATAGTTTTGCAATCTGATTTGGCTTTGGCAGGTTGAATAACCTAATATCGTACCTAGTTGAAGTGTGCGTCAACTGATCTGGATACCAACAAAACAAAGTTATAGTTAAACATGCTTAATCATTGATGAATTTTGATAGGCCTATTAAACAAAAGAATAGGTGACCCTAGTCCTAGTGGCACGTCTATGCATCTTGGATTATTATAAGCTACTAGCTGTTATCTTAATTTatgaaagagaaagaaggtctCACTCAGTAAggtataataaataaagtagCGGTCTTGAGCTAAATTGTTTAATTTAGGTCACACCTGTTGAGCATTACATTTACAATATGGACCCACTGGGCAAACTCATAAATAATGCAAAGCAACCATAATCCAGTATAGGCATTTGATGAACTTTGATTTGACACTGATGTAGACACCTATATCTAGTAGTTATACTTAATTAgttataaataattttcttctgcTAACAaattgtacttattttttggTTATTAAGGTTGGTTATTCTCTAATCCATATAAGGTTATTATGCTCTTGCACCATGTCTCGTATGGTACTCCCTCCAAAGGCGGATGGAGCTTTATAATTTggagttcaattgaaccccaaacttttaATGCgagatataaatttatatgtaaaaatttactaaaattataataaaCAGTAGAAATGAACCCACAACTTCAGAAATATAatggttcaatgctaaaaaatttaaaaggttgAACCCCTAGAGATTAAATCTTAGATCTGCCTCTgactccctccatttcataataaataattttttaggctttttaattttttaaaaataagtgaCGTTTTAAGATTTTAAAAAGACGTTGAGCAGATTCTTTCAAAATTACCCTTATTTAAATAGTCAAGATTCATTAactaccttttctttttctgcaaAGTAGTAAAACTTGATTAgaggtaagttagtaaaaacactgctaattttctaggagtgaacaattttttaaggggtgtgcataAGCCTgaaaaatcacttattatggaatggagggagtataattttcAGTACCAGTTACTAGTGAAGGCATATCCAGACTGTTACTTAGGATAATAATGCAATTATAGGATAATAATAATGCAATTAAAATAGGAGTAGTTAACACTCCGATTAATAATATGGataagttaattaattaagtagtTTAGATAAGATTATTGATAATAAGTGAATTTTCCATGCCTTAAGGCTTAAACTAAGCTTTGATACACTTAGATTAGAACCTGATCCGCCAATATGGCTTATTAAGATTTAAGAAAAGTAGAAAGGAATCAAACCCAGTGAACAAAATCAGATTTAAGAAAAGTAGAAAGGAATCAAACCCAGTGAAATTTTAAAGTTTATGGCATTCTACTATCATCTCAAGTTAAGTACAGTATTAAATTTAGAATATTATAgatatttatgaaaattttagtaTACGTACCAAATTTAAGCTATTAGGATTTAAACAGAAAATATTGAGTTCAAGATCATCTGGACACATGCTAAAATTTACTTTCAAGTACTCAGTttattatcaaactcaaaatatataatCTACAGTATAGATCGAGTGCAAtagcaaaatataaattttgtagctgtaattgatgttattatattattatagtACTCCCTTCATCCCCGTCGATACTTTTTGCTTTTCGAGAtgaaaattatgtgatttttgattaataatttaagataaattttttttatcgcATTGACCTGAGAAGAATTGCATcttatagtacttttcgtatagttttttcatatttaattttaaaagcaTTGAGTTAATTTAATCCAATTTAGATATGAAGATTAGTTAAACTGACTCACAATAAACtaaaaatgtcacataaattgaaacaaagaaaGTAACTAATTTCAAAACCACAATTAGATAGTCTTATTGCCATGTTCTCATCGACTAATTTGCTACAGTGATTGGGGCGGTTGGTGGCCCCTTCGAGAGTTGCGGATCTTTACCGTTTAATGAGTGTTAGCTCACGCTCAAAATTCCTCCGACACGAGTCCTAACCGTTGCGTTGCGGTCTGTTTCCCGGCTTTGCTTGCTCAATTTGCACTTCTGATTGGTTCCGGCCATCCCCAACCAACATGAATGAACTATGAAGGGGTTAGTCAAGCGGTTTGAGTTTTCAATCAGTTTCCGTTCGCCTTCCCTCCACCCCCCACCCCAATAGTCCATTAGTGGTAGGGTGGTCCATGTGGACCTGGAATGACTATCCATAGATTACCTCTATTTGTGGGGAAGTCAACTGTTACCTCTAAAAGGGCCCGATGGTGAAGCCGAGAAGCTAAAGAAAAAGTCAAGTCCATCAACTGATGGGATAAACAAGCAAGGGTTTCAATCTATCTTGATGGGATTTTTCTAGTGGATAGCGAGAAGACTAGTAGTATCGACAAGAGGCTACATCAATAGTTGCAAATTACGCGTCTTTGTTAATTTATTCCACATAATTAAGACAAAAAAAAGCATTTACTGAAACTAATTGTCATGTGAATTATATTCAAGAATTAATCATAttactattaaaaaaatgactttttggTCACTGAATATTGAAGGAAATAGTTGTACAATTTCTCTGCATGTTCATCAACTTTCACAATTATTCTCTTAAATTAAAGAAAGTCGATTATTACAAAGGGTGGACTAGTAATTTGATTATTATACAAACTGTACCacttctttttttgcttttgctTTTGCTAATTTGTCCATTATCCCCTAaatctgaaaaagaaaaacaaatctTTGACCTAATTTGTCCATTATCCCAATTTCTAaatctgaaaaagaaaaacaaatccACCTTCCCACCAAGGCCATTTAAATAAAGAACTTTACTTTTCGTTGCATTCATTTCAACTTTACTTTTCGTTGCATTCATTTCAACTTTTCACTTTCGAACTGATGGAGATAGAGTGACATAATATACTAATATTACAACTGGCATACATTTAATTTAGAGGTATTATTATGAGAAtcacaaaaagaataaaattttcctttttctcgaaTTGATTGATTTCCTCTCAAAATTTATTAGAAAAAACGTTAGACTTACAATGCATCAGTAACTCAAGTAACAACCGGTACACCATCTCAAAAAAAGGtcgaaaaaccaaaaaaaaaaaagtcgaaaaaaatgagaaaaagaacagggaaaaatagagaaaaaaagtAGGTAGTAGGTAATATAGTAATTAAAAATCGAAACGTGACAAGGAAAAGTGATGGATTACTATTACAACTGGCACGTATTCGACGCAGGGGCGGACCTATGTGGATTTTGGAGGTGCTCCAGCACCTATTAAACCCGACGTAACGTAAATTAGGTATagttatataagaaatatatgaaatttgattataaatattaaaaaagcaccctgaaaatcaataaaatagttgGGTGCTTTAGTTTTCAGGTCGGAAGCACCCACGATCCTTAAATCCTGGGTCCGCCACTGATTCGACGCTTAGTATAGAAGAACAAagagaagatttttttttttctcgaattGATTTCCTCTCAAAATTTCGAAAAACGTTAGAATTACAATGCATACTCTCAAAAATAGGTagaaagaaatggagaaaaaaaagtagGTACCACACTCTTTTGTACCTACACTCTATTCTCAAATAGATCAATCGAAATTTGCTAATTACATGCACACGAAAAGAAACATCTAATTTTAGAAAtcacgacagataatttgaAATGAAAACAGTAAATACTATTACAACTAGCATATAGGAGAATCacaaaaagaagtgaaatttGTCTTTTTCGAATTGATTTCCTCTcaaaatttcgaaaaaaaacGTTAGAATTCCAACTCATACCGCTTCACCATCTCAAAAATAggtaggtaaaaaaaaaaaaaaaaaaaaaaaagtagatatTAATTTCTCACTGTTAGATCAATCAATCCTGAAATCCAGTTTTCTCAAAAATAGCATTTCTAACTCTACTCAGATCTCTTCCTTTTAAAGTCCTTCCAATTCCTTCATGCACAGAAAACGATGCAATTCTCGTCCTCGCTAATTGCCTCGCTATAAACTCATGTGGCGGTATCCTATCATCCACGTCATCACCtccttcaaaatcatcatcatcatctcttcTCTTATTCTCTCTATACTCATCCTTCAATATCTTCGACCAATCCGGCACATTCACCGGCAACGAGGCCGCCGCCGCCGCTGTAACGCTCCGATCACGCGCCGGCTTTTTAGAAATCCTCAACGGTGACGACGCACGCGCCGCCGAAGgcgcgttgttgttgttgttccagACCTCTGATTCGTCGAACTCGAAATCGGATGTTACTGGAACGACGTTACGGTCACTTGAAAGGAACCTGTAGTTCGTTGCTCTTGCGAAATAACTCTTTGATGCCGCCATTGATGATGATACTGTAAGTATTTGTTTCTTCTTcagttcatatatatatatatatttttttttttctttttctcttatgGTTTACTGGTTTGAAGAAGTTTTGAGGTGGTTTATATAGGGGTTTAAATGGATAAGATTTTCTCCCTAAAGTCCAAACTGTCCTTGCTTCTTCACTCTTCTCTCTTAAATTTTCTCTGCAACTTCTTTTAAGGGTGAAATTATTGTTTTGCCCTTATGGATATTTGGAAGTCCATCCATGGTCCACCTTAATTATTCTTCTGATATAGTAGTAATTAAGAAGTGATAAAAAGTTAAATATGTATGGACTTTTGGAAGTAGAGGTCATAATATAATGttaataaattcaaataatGACGAGTGTTTAGTGTCACTGttaattgaattaaa encodes:
- the LOC132062895 gene encoding protein S40-4-like; amino-acid sequence: MAASKSYFARATNYRFLSSDRNVVPVTSDFEFDESEVWNNNNNAPSAARASSPLRISKKPARDRSVTAAAAASLPVNVPDWSKILKDEYRENKRRDDDDDFEGGDDVDDRIPPHEFIARQLARTRIASFSVHEGIGRTLKGRDLSRVRNAIFEKTGFQD